One stretch of Lacimicrobium alkaliphilum DNA includes these proteins:
- the prmA gene encoding 50S ribosomal protein L11 methyltransferase, translated as MAWIQLRINTHAEEAEPLGEQLSELGAQAVTFVDAKDTPWYEPKPGEVQLWPDTQVVGLFDASEDMPPIVRRIKARVPENTLIKLDPLEDKDWEREWMDNFHPVRFGKRLWICPSWRDVPEPDAVNVMLDPGLAFGTGTHPTTALCLRWLDGLDLTNCTVVDFGCGSGILGIAALKLGAARVIGIDIDPQAIQASEENARRNNVAEQIELYLPKQQPELQADIVVANILAGPLRDLRQVITDYCRQDTLLALSGILKEQAEDIHQLYSQDFDMDAIAIEGDWARVSGRRKA; from the coding sequence ATGGCCTGGATCCAACTGCGCATCAACACTCATGCCGAGGAAGCCGAACCCCTCGGAGAGCAGCTCAGTGAACTGGGCGCACAGGCGGTCACCTTTGTAGACGCCAAAGATACGCCCTGGTATGAACCCAAGCCCGGCGAAGTACAGTTATGGCCTGATACTCAGGTTGTGGGGCTGTTTGATGCCAGTGAAGACATGCCGCCGATAGTCCGGCGGATTAAGGCCAGAGTGCCAGAAAACACCCTGATAAAACTGGATCCACTGGAAGACAAGGACTGGGAGCGTGAATGGATGGACAACTTTCATCCGGTGAGATTCGGCAAACGCCTATGGATATGCCCGAGCTGGCGCGACGTACCCGAGCCTGATGCAGTCAATGTAATGCTCGATCCGGGGCTGGCCTTTGGTACCGGTACTCACCCCACCACCGCCTTATGTCTGCGCTGGCTGGATGGCCTGGATTTGACAAACTGCACGGTGGTCGACTTTGGCTGCGGCTCCGGCATTCTGGGCATTGCAGCTCTCAAGCTGGGTGCGGCGCGGGTCATTGGTATCGATATTGATCCACAGGCCATTCAGGCCAGTGAAGAAAATGCTCGTCGCAATAATGTGGCGGAGCAGATTGAACTCTATCTGCCAAAGCAGCAACCAGAACTGCAGGCAGATATTGTGGTGGCCAATATTCTCGCCGGCCCCTTAAGGGATCTGCGTCAGGTCATCACTGATTATTGTCGCCAGGACACCCTGCTGGCGCTGTCTGGTATCCTCAAAGAGCAGGCCGAAGACATCCATCAACTCTACAGTCAGGATTTTGATATGGATGCCATTGCCATTGAAGGGGACTGGGCCAGAGTCAGTGGCAGACGTAAAGCCTGA
- a CDS encoding MipA/OmpV family protein, translating to MKTPIFSLCLILLTLIWRPATGCEQGSGLCIDKQDWQFGLALGLGVRTNPLVDGDNIPLVLLPDIAWYGEAFYLDNDEFGYQWYDSGKVALETFVNLNKEAAYFRYFHPSNLLFSNFSLNSSFIGPARVPEPQVSKDDVASRRWAINGGARLHIRQQQGEWQLMALTDVSNVHHGHQLSLRYSAGWQIQDWRLILTPSLTWKSAALTDYYYGLDERDGVLPSFYFSGGSGWQPGVDLTVTRPLSEKWLMLFKASWTGLHDGMTDSPLVQESGIHTLFIGAAYRF from the coding sequence ATGAAAACCCCGATATTCAGCTTGTGTCTGATACTATTAACCCTGATATGGAGACCCGCCACAGGCTGTGAGCAAGGATCCGGTCTATGTATTGATAAACAGGACTGGCAGTTTGGTCTGGCTCTTGGGCTTGGTGTGCGCACTAATCCACTGGTGGATGGCGATAACATCCCGCTGGTGCTGTTGCCTGATATTGCCTGGTACGGAGAGGCCTTTTATCTGGATAATGATGAATTCGGCTACCAGTGGTATGATTCAGGCAAGGTGGCGCTGGAAACCTTTGTTAATCTGAATAAAGAGGCAGCCTATTTCAGGTATTTCCATCCCTCTAACCTGCTATTCTCAAACTTCTCCCTGAATAGCAGTTTCATCGGGCCTGCCAGGGTCCCTGAGCCGCAAGTGTCGAAGGATGATGTCGCCAGCCGTCGCTGGGCGATTAATGGCGGTGCCCGGTTACATATCCGCCAACAGCAGGGAGAATGGCAACTGATGGCATTGACGGATGTCTCCAATGTGCATCATGGACATCAACTTTCACTGCGTTACAGTGCGGGTTGGCAGATCCAGGATTGGCGTCTTATTTTAACGCCGTCGCTGACATGGAAAAGCGCAGCGCTGACAGATTATTATTATGGCCTGGATGAGCGAGATGGTGTTCTGCCTTCATTCTATTTTAGTGGCGGCAGTGGCTGGCAACCCGGTGTTGATCTGACAGTGACAAGACCATTATCTGAGAAATGGCTGATGTTGTTTAAAGCGAGCTGGACAGGTCTGCACGATGGTATGACTGACAGCCCTCTGGTGCAGGAAAGCGGGATACACACCCTGTTTATTGGTGCAGCTTACCGGTTCTGA
- the fis gene encoding DNA-binding transcriptional regulator Fis, which translates to MFDQNVTSPFTTTVTTPSQTQAQKPLRDSVKQAVNKYLKQLDNTNIENLYDLVLAEVEAPLLEEIMTFTRGNQTRAAIMMGINRGTLRKKLKQYGMN; encoded by the coding sequence ATGTTTGATCAAAACGTGACTTCTCCTTTCACCACGACTGTAACTACCCCCTCTCAGACTCAGGCTCAGAAGCCACTGCGCGACTCCGTCAAGCAGGCAGTTAACAAATACCTCAAGCAACTGGACAACACCAATATCGAAAACCTGTATGACCTGGTGTTGGCAGAAGTGGAAGCGCCACTGCTGGAGGAAATCATGACCTTTACCCGCGGTAACCAGACCCGGGCAGCCATCATGATGGGTATCAACCGCGGTACGCTGCGCAAAAAACTCAAGCAGTACGGAATGAACTAA
- the dusB gene encoding tRNA dihydrouridine synthase DusB, producing the protein MQIGPYKLENNLILAPMAGVTDRPFRQLCKSMGAGLVVSEMLSSNPAVWNSEKSRQRMDHQGESGIRSVQIAGSEPELMAQAAIHNVKNGAQVIDINMGCPAKKVNKKLAGSALLRQPQLVEQIVQAVVAAVDVPVTLKIRTGWDPEHRNGVEIARIAEANGIQSLAVHGRTRACMYKGEAEYDTIRAIKQVVNIPVVANGDIRSPHKARQVLEHTGADAIMVGRGAQGRPWIFREIAHYLKTGELLPAPTLTEIRQIMLEHISNVHQFYGEFLGARIARKHVGWYLAEHDKERQFRFAFNAIEIAAEQIDALNLYFDALTESAVNAGAVANYH; encoded by the coding sequence ATGCAGATTGGTCCTTATAAACTGGAAAATAATCTGATTCTGGCGCCTATGGCAGGAGTCACAGATCGTCCATTCAGGCAACTATGTAAATCCATGGGTGCCGGACTGGTGGTATCTGAAATGCTTTCTTCCAATCCGGCTGTCTGGAATTCTGAAAAATCCAGACAGCGTATGGATCATCAGGGAGAAAGCGGTATCCGTTCGGTTCAAATCGCGGGCTCAGAGCCAGAGCTAATGGCTCAGGCTGCAATCCATAATGTAAAAAACGGTGCACAGGTCATCGATATCAATATGGGTTGCCCGGCCAAAAAGGTGAACAAGAAACTGGCAGGTTCAGCCTTGTTGCGTCAGCCGCAGTTGGTAGAACAGATTGTTCAGGCGGTAGTGGCTGCGGTCGATGTGCCCGTCACCCTGAAAATCCGTACCGGCTGGGATCCTGAGCACAGAAATGGTGTTGAGATCGCCCGTATTGCCGAGGCTAACGGTATACAGTCCCTGGCCGTTCACGGCAGAACCCGGGCCTGTATGTACAAGGGTGAAGCGGAGTACGACACCATCAGGGCAATCAAACAGGTTGTAAACATTCCTGTGGTTGCCAATGGTGACATTCGCTCACCGCATAAAGCCCGACAGGTGCTTGAGCACACCGGTGCCGATGCCATTATGGTGGGGCGCGGTGCACAGGGACGACCCTGGATATTCCGCGAGATAGCGCACTATCTGAAAACGGGCGAATTGCTTCCAGCGCCGACACTGACTGAGATCCGGCAGATTATGCTGGAACACATCAGTAATGTTCATCAGTTTTATGGTGAATTTTTGGGAGCCAGAATTGCCCGCAAACATGTGGGCTGGTACCTGGCGGAGCACGACAAAGAGCGTCAGTTCCGTTTCGCGTTCAATGCCATCGAGATTGCTGCAGAGCAAATCGATGCTTTGAACCTGTATTTTGATGCGTTAACTGAGTCGGCAGTCAATGCCGGGGCAGTTGCCAATTATCACTAA
- a CDS encoding response regulator, with translation MANVFLVEDDIRLSQLTADFLRNHDLNVRQFEDGTDLLAQVRNNRPDIVLLDVMLPGEDGFSLCRTLRREYDGPILFLTARDTNFDQVLGLELGADDYVIKPVEPRVLLARINALLRRVKKDAGSKNQDQLKFGKLRIDRASRKVSLDGEPIQLTSHEFDLLWMLAENASELVERERIYSDLIGREYDGLDRSADVRISRLRKKLNDNQKNPQRIKTIWGKGFFFVADAWD, from the coding sequence ATGGCCAATGTATTTCTAGTCGAAGATGATATCAGATTAAGTCAGCTCACTGCCGACTTCCTGCGTAATCATGATCTCAATGTCAGGCAGTTCGAAGACGGTACTGATTTGCTCGCACAGGTCAGAAATAATCGCCCTGATATTGTGTTGCTTGATGTGATGTTACCGGGTGAAGACGGTTTTTCACTGTGCAGAACCTTACGGCGGGAATATGATGGCCCGATCCTGTTTCTCACGGCCCGGGATACCAACTTTGATCAGGTTCTGGGGTTAGAGTTAGGGGCCGACGACTATGTGATTAAACCGGTTGAACCCAGAGTATTGCTGGCAAGGATAAACGCTTTGTTACGCAGAGTTAAAAAGGACGCCGGGAGTAAGAATCAGGATCAACTGAAGTTCGGTAAACTCAGAATTGACCGTGCGTCGAGAAAAGTGAGCCTGGATGGTGAACCAATACAGCTAACCAGTCATGAATTTGATTTGCTGTGGATGCTGGCTGAAAACGCATCAGAACTGGTGGAACGGGAACGCATATACAGTGATTTAATCGGTCGGGAATACGATGGTCTTGACAGATCCGCCGATGTGCGGATTTCGCGATTACGCAAAAAACTGAATGACAACCAGAAGAACCCTCAGCGCATCAAAACTATCTGGGGAAAAGGCTTTTTCTTTGTTGCCGATGCCTGGGATTAG
- a CDS encoding DUF3019 domain-containing protein yields the protein MKQKGLWLIILLILGWSQTIQAEQAGWRIKPNICVVEQMGDPCELKLNISLWGEIPDHSCLFLQDAMVECWAMPDKNISVTLEFREATVISMRDSDDRTLLQETLEVKSLSRIRQRVRTPWSVF from the coding sequence GTGAAGCAAAAAGGATTGTGGCTGATAATACTGTTGATTCTGGGCTGGTCACAGACTATCCAGGCGGAACAGGCCGGTTGGCGGATTAAACCCAATATTTGTGTGGTAGAACAGATGGGTGATCCCTGTGAACTGAAACTGAACATCAGCTTATGGGGCGAAATTCCTGATCATAGTTGCCTTTTTTTGCAGGATGCCATGGTCGAGTGCTGGGCAATGCCTGACAAAAATATCAGTGTAACCCTGGAATTCCGCGAGGCTACCGTAATCAGCATGCGCGACAGTGACGACCGAACACTGTTGCAGGAAACCCTGGAAGTTAAATCCCTGAGCCGCATTCGTCAGAGAGTCCGAACCCCCTGGAGTGTATTTTGA
- a CDS encoding ATP-binding protein, whose translation MARLFISLYLFIVLSLVGLAAILDQVFFATDNQTDPWVTASAALLSSPAEEALEDQLTEAGLAVRWMEADAIAWPAELQQRLQQGKSVILHDPQYGQQLYKLYPDNQLMQVYSPGNRTTEFWLYSSVFFGLLAVLLSLWIWPLWRDLLKLKKASSSLQQDGSLPALSVNPASALAGIMDSFNQLSIQIKSLLQRQRELTGAVAHELRTPLSRLKFALAAEPQPGSSPWQDMNRDVVELESLVQEMLDYASMEHTAPEMDYSVLPLNDLIDSVIERLRSPANANIDILVQSPELELLGDGYFVQRALQNVLQNALRYARHQVCISTSNSDESLCILVDDDGPGVAEEDRERIFEPFFRPDNSRARKRGGAGLGLAIVSRIQQWHEGSCRVERSPSGGARFILCYPARNQEQL comes from the coding sequence ATGGCTCGTCTATTCATCAGTCTTTATCTGTTTATTGTGTTATCCCTGGTGGGCCTGGCCGCTATTCTGGATCAGGTGTTTTTTGCCACGGATAACCAGACCGATCCCTGGGTTACAGCCAGTGCTGCACTGTTGTCATCCCCTGCAGAAGAGGCTCTGGAAGATCAGTTAACTGAGGCCGGTCTGGCAGTGCGATGGATGGAAGCCGACGCTATCGCCTGGCCGGCAGAACTGCAACAACGCCTGCAACAGGGCAAGTCGGTGATTTTGCACGACCCCCAATATGGTCAGCAACTTTATAAGTTGTACCCTGATAACCAGCTGATGCAGGTCTATAGTCCGGGTAATCGCACCACCGAGTTCTGGCTTTACAGCAGCGTGTTTTTCGGGCTGCTGGCGGTGTTGTTGTCGTTGTGGATCTGGCCTTTATGGCGTGATCTACTCAAGCTGAAAAAGGCCTCCAGTTCTCTGCAACAGGATGGCTCACTGCCGGCATTGTCAGTCAACCCCGCCTCAGCCCTTGCCGGTATTATGGATTCTTTTAATCAGCTCAGTATCCAGATCAAATCCCTGTTACAGCGCCAGCGAGAGCTTACCGGTGCGGTGGCTCATGAGCTGCGCACCCCCTTATCCAGACTTAAATTTGCACTGGCGGCCGAGCCTCAGCCGGGCTCCTCGCCCTGGCAGGATATGAACCGGGATGTGGTTGAGCTGGAGAGTCTGGTGCAGGAAATGCTCGACTACGCCAGCATGGAACATACGGCACCAGAAATGGACTATTCGGTGCTGCCTCTGAATGATCTTATCGACTCGGTAATAGAGCGGCTGAGATCTCCCGCCAATGCAAACATCGATATCCTGGTGCAGTCACCGGAACTGGAATTGCTTGGTGATGGCTATTTTGTGCAGCGCGCGTTGCAGAATGTGCTGCAGAACGCCCTGCGCTATGCCCGCCACCAGGTTTGTATCAGCACCAGCAACAGTGATGAGTCACTCTGTATTCTGGTGGACGATGATGGTCCCGGGGTGGCAGAAGAAGATCGCGAGCGGATTTTTGAACCCTTCTTCCGTCCCGACAACAGCCGGGCCAGAAAAAGGGGCGGAGCAGGGCTCGGACTGGCCATTGTCAGCCGTATTCAGCAGTGGCACGAAGGCAGTTGCCGGGTGGAGCGTTCACCTTCAGGCGGTGCACGCTTTATCTTATGCTACCCGGCCCGCAATCAGGAACAACTTTAG
- the purD gene encoding phosphoribosylamine--glycine ligase yields the protein MKILIIGGGGREHALAWKAAQSEQVSKVYVAPGNAGTASEEKLENVAIGAEDVDGLLDFARNNQIELTIVGPEAPLVIGVVDKFTTAGLRCFGPTQGAAQLEGSKAFTKDFLARHQIPTGSYQTFTEINPAIEYVRQQGAPIVVKADGLAAGKGVIVAMNEADAEAAIRDMLADNAFGDAGSRVVIEEFLEGEEASFIVMVDGNNVLPFATSQDHKRVGDGDTGPNTGGMGAYSPAPVVTAEIHQRILDEVIYPTVKGMAAEGHPYTGFLYAGLMISKDGSPKVIEYNCRFGDPETQPIMLRLQSDLVTLCNQALDGRLDQAEIHFDPRAAVGVVLAAGGYPAGYAKGDEISGLGEGESDTAKVFHAGTRLQEDKVVTSGGRVLCATALGETVSQAQQSAYQLASHISFKDMFCRKDIAWRAIAREQQN from the coding sequence ATGAAAATATTGATTATTGGTGGCGGTGGCCGTGAACATGCACTGGCCTGGAAGGCAGCACAATCCGAACAGGTGAGCAAAGTCTATGTGGCGCCGGGCAATGCCGGTACAGCCAGCGAAGAGAAGCTGGAAAATGTGGCCATCGGCGCCGAAGATGTGGACGGCTTGCTGGATTTTGCCCGCAACAATCAGATTGAGCTGACCATAGTCGGCCCTGAAGCACCGCTGGTTATAGGGGTTGTGGATAAGTTCACCACAGCGGGCCTGCGCTGCTTCGGTCCGACTCAGGGCGCGGCGCAGTTAGAAGGCTCAAAGGCCTTCACCAAAGATTTTCTTGCCCGCCATCAGATCCCAACCGGCAGCTATCAGACCTTCACCGAAATCAACCCTGCAATTGAGTACGTCAGGCAGCAAGGCGCTCCTATTGTGGTCAAGGCCGATGGTCTGGCCGCAGGCAAAGGGGTGATAGTGGCCATGAACGAAGCGGATGCCGAAGCCGCCATTCGCGATATGCTCGCCGATAATGCCTTTGGTGACGCCGGTAGCCGCGTGGTGATCGAAGAGTTTCTGGAAGGCGAAGAAGCCAGTTTTATTGTGATGGTGGATGGCAACAATGTACTGCCGTTTGCCACCAGTCAGGATCACAAGCGAGTGGGGGATGGTGATACCGGCCCGAACACGGGTGGCATGGGTGCCTACTCTCCGGCTCCGGTTGTGACGGCAGAAATTCATCAGCGTATTCTGGACGAGGTGATTTATCCGACCGTTAAAGGCATGGCTGCTGAAGGCCATCCCTATACCGGCTTTTTATATGCAGGCCTGATGATTAGCAAAGATGGCAGCCCTAAAGTTATCGAGTACAACTGTCGTTTTGGTGACCCTGAAACCCAGCCCATTATGCTGCGCCTGCAATCGGATCTGGTGACACTCTGTAACCAGGCGTTAGATGGCAGGCTGGACCAGGCCGAGATCCACTTTGATCCCCGTGCTGCAGTTGGTGTGGTGCTGGCGGCTGGCGGTTATCCGGCCGGTTATGCCAAAGGTGACGAAATCAGCGGGCTGGGTGAAGGCGAATCGGATACGGCGAAGGTGTTCCATGCCGGTACCAGGCTACAAGAGGATAAAGTTGTCACCAGTGGTGGCCGGGTACTGTGCGCTACGGCATTGGGTGAGACGGTCAGCCAGGCACAGCAGAGTGCTTATCAACTGGCTTCACATATCAGCTTCAAAGATATGTTCTGTCGTAAGGACATTGCCTGGCGGGCCATAGCCAGAGAACAGCAGAACTAA
- the purH gene encoding bifunctional phosphoribosylaminoimidazolecarboxamide formyltransferase/IMP cyclohydrolase codes for MENPKPVRRALLSVSDKTGIVEFARALTAMDIDLLSTGGTARLLAENGIQVTEVSDYTGHPEIMDGRVKTLHPKVHGGILGRRDQDDQVMADHQIQPIDMVVVNLYPFAKTVANEDCTLEDAIENIDIGGPTMVRAAAKNHNDVTIIVNSQDYARVLEEMQNNNCSLTQATRFDLAIAAFEHTAQYDGMIANYFGTMVPGHRQAEDEEEVDDSAFPRTLNMQFIKQQDLRYGENSHQSAAFYTEAEPAEASVATAIQLQGKALSYNNIADTDAALECVKEFTQPACVIVKHANPCGVALGEDLLEAYNRAFKTDPTSAFGGIIAFNRELDEQTAKAIIDRQFVEVIIAPKVSDAAVTICAAKKNVRVLECGDWQGQLTEEFDLKRVNGGLLVQDRDIGMVDMEDLKVVSRRQPDEQQLKDLLFAWKVAKYVKSNAIVYCKDSMTIGVGAGQMSRVYSAKIAGIKAADENLEVAGSVMASDAFFPFRDGIDAAAAAGITAVIQPGGSMRDDEVIAAADEHNMAMVFTGMRHFRH; via the coding sequence ATGGAAAATCCAAAACCTGTTCGTCGCGCCTTATTAAGCGTGTCTGACAAAACCGGGATTGTAGAATTTGCCAGAGCCCTGACGGCCATGGACATTGATCTGCTGTCCACTGGCGGCACCGCCCGTTTGCTGGCCGAAAATGGTATACAAGTAACCGAAGTATCGGATTACACCGGCCACCCGGAGATCATGGACGGCCGGGTTAAAACCCTGCATCCCAAAGTTCATGGCGGCATTCTTGGCCGGCGTGATCAGGACGATCAGGTAATGGCAGACCATCAAATCCAGCCCATCGATATGGTGGTGGTCAATCTCTACCCCTTTGCCAAAACAGTAGCCAATGAGGACTGTACCCTCGAAGATGCGATTGAGAATATTGATATCGGTGGACCTACTATGGTCAGGGCCGCCGCCAAAAACCACAATGATGTGACCATTATCGTCAATAGTCAGGATTACGCCCGGGTGCTGGAAGAAATGCAGAATAATAACTGTAGTCTGACGCAGGCCACCCGCTTCGATCTGGCTATCGCAGCCTTTGAACATACAGCACAGTATGATGGCATGATCGCCAACTACTTCGGCACTATGGTACCAGGCCACCGGCAGGCTGAAGATGAAGAAGAAGTGGATGATTCCGCCTTCCCGCGCACTCTGAATATGCAATTTATCAAGCAGCAGGATTTGCGTTACGGCGAAAACAGCCATCAGTCGGCAGCCTTTTATACTGAAGCAGAGCCGGCCGAAGCCTCTGTAGCCACCGCCATACAGTTGCAGGGCAAGGCGCTATCGTATAACAATATCGCCGATACCGATGCGGCACTGGAATGTGTCAAGGAGTTTACCCAGCCTGCCTGTGTGATTGTCAAACATGCCAATCCTTGTGGTGTGGCATTGGGTGAGGATTTGCTCGAAGCTTATAACCGCGCCTTTAAAACCGATCCCACCTCGGCTTTTGGCGGCATTATTGCGTTCAACCGCGAGCTGGACGAACAAACGGCTAAAGCCATTATCGATCGTCAGTTTGTGGAAGTGATTATCGCGCCGAAGGTCAGTGATGCAGCGGTCACTATCTGTGCCGCCAAGAAAAATGTGCGGGTGCTGGAATGTGGAGACTGGCAGGGCCAACTGACCGAAGAGTTTGATCTAAAACGGGTCAACGGTGGCCTGCTGGTACAGGACAGAGATATCGGTATGGTCGACATGGAAGATCTCAAAGTGGTTTCCAGACGCCAGCCCGATGAACAGCAGTTAAAAGATTTGCTGTTCGCCTGGAAAGTGGCCAAATATGTGAAATCCAACGCCATCGTTTACTGCAAAGACAGTATGACCATTGGCGTCGGCGCCGGCCAGATGAGTCGTGTGTACTCGGCAAAAATCGCCGGCATCAAGGCCGCAGACGAGAACCTGGAGGTGGCAGGATCGGTGATGGCCTCCGATGCCTTTTTCCCGTTCCGGGACGGTATTGACGCGGCTGCGGCTGCGGGTATTACCGCAGTGATCCAGCCCGGTGGCTCGATGCGCGACGACGAGGTGATCGCCGCCGCCGATGAGCATAATATGGCAATGGTGTTTACCGGAATGCGTCATTTCAGACATTGA
- a CDS encoding DUF3016 domain-containing protein, protein MKTLLAIMTLSALTVGGLAQASAEAEITWHEPENYTDIRAANESRSKFRERTTKQLQEYIVELSESLPEGYKLMMTVRDLDLAGQVWPGSFVGLHSASDVRLIKRIDIPRMTFDYQLLDDQGQTLKQEENVKLKDMSFQDRHNPFFDSEVLRYEKNMLKQWFTDTFGEYQVKDKE, encoded by the coding sequence ATGAAGACCCTGTTAGCTATTATGACTCTATCTGCGCTGACTGTTGGTGGTCTGGCGCAGGCCAGTGCGGAGGCAGAAATCACCTGGCACGAACCCGAGAACTATACCGATATCAGAGCGGCAAATGAATCACGCAGTAAATTCAGAGAACGGACCACAAAGCAGTTACAGGAGTACATCGTTGAATTAAGCGAGTCTCTGCCAGAGGGATATAAGCTGATGATGACGGTCAGAGATCTGGATCTGGCCGGGCAGGTATGGCCCGGGAGTTTTGTGGGCCTGCATTCCGCCTCCGATGTCAGGCTGATCAAACGCATTGATATTCCGCGCATGACCTTTGACTATCAGCTACTGGATGACCAGGGGCAAACCCTGAAACAGGAAGAAAACGTCAAACTCAAGGATATGTCTTTTCAGGACAGGCACAATCCGTTCTTCGACAGTGAAGTGTTGCGTTATGAAAAGAACATGCTGAAACAATGGTTTACCGATACCTTTGGCGAATATCAGGTAAAAGATAAAGAGTAG
- the epmB gene encoding EF-P beta-lysylation protein EpmB: protein MAQMIPNIIDPVEVSWQKELAQAYRDPKTLLTDLQLNPADYQSGFGARKLFPLMVPRPFVRRMQKGNPDDPLLRQVITDVKELAAAPGYSEDPLDEQQSAVPGLLHKYQSRVLMIIRGGCAVNCRYCFRRHFPYGDNALSRQGWQQALDYIAADNKIDEVIFSGGDPLMAKDDFLAWMTGQLEAIPHLRRLRIHSRLPVVIPSRLTKELLAWFTQSRLAPVLVLHINHANEIDDEVAAKLQPLKQAGVTLLNQAVLLKGVNDSVDAQVNLSEALFRAGVLPYYLHLLDKVQGAAHFDMPEQQARTIMAGIIRRLPGYLVPKLVREIGNQPGKTPLDLHLHPDSGKSGDLSGESIDSRA from the coding sequence TTGGCGCAGATGATACCTAATATTATCGATCCTGTAGAGGTTTCCTGGCAAAAAGAATTAGCTCAGGCGTACCGCGACCCGAAAACATTGTTAACTGACCTGCAACTGAACCCTGCTGACTACCAGTCCGGTTTCGGTGCCAGAAAGCTGTTTCCGCTGATGGTGCCACGGCCCTTTGTGCGCAGGATGCAGAAGGGAAATCCTGACGATCCCCTGTTAAGGCAGGTGATCACTGATGTTAAAGAGCTGGCCGCAGCGCCCGGGTACAGTGAAGATCCGCTGGACGAACAGCAGTCTGCCGTGCCGGGGTTGTTACATAAATATCAGAGCCGTGTGCTGATGATTATTCGCGGTGGTTGTGCGGTAAATTGCCGTTATTGTTTTCGCCGCCATTTCCCCTACGGAGACAATGCTTTGTCCAGGCAGGGCTGGCAGCAGGCACTGGATTATATTGCTGCGGATAACAAAATTGATGAAGTGATTTTCTCAGGTGGTGACCCGCTGATGGCCAAAGACGACTTTCTGGCCTGGATGACCGGGCAACTTGAGGCGATCCCCCATTTACGCCGGTTACGCATTCATAGCCGCTTGCCGGTGGTGATCCCCTCAAGGCTGACAAAGGAGTTACTGGCCTGGTTTACCCAAAGCCGTCTGGCTCCTGTGCTGGTACTGCATATTAACCATGCCAATGAGATTGATGACGAGGTGGCGGCAAAGCTGCAACCCTTAAAACAGGCGGGTGTGACGTTGTTAAATCAGGCAGTACTGTTGAAGGGCGTGAATGATTCAGTCGACGCGCAGGTGAACCTCAGTGAGGCGTTATTCCGGGCCGGGGTCTTACCCTACTATCTGCACCTTCTGGATAAAGTACAGGGTGCGGCGCACTTTGATATGCCAGAACAACAGGCCAGAACCATCATGGCGGGGATAATAAGGCGTTTACCGGGTTACCTGGTACCTAAACTCGTCAGAGAGATAGGCAACCAGCCCGGTAAAACACCTTTAGACTTACATCTTCATCCTGACTCTGGAAAGTCAGGTGACTTATCAGGCGAAAGTATCGATAGTCGAGCCTAA
- a CDS encoding substrate-binding periplasmic protein encodes MSVVICFVLTFSAFAAQGKSLVLAVGWNKPPYIMASENAGYELELVRQVLRRMGHQLDPVYVPFGRSADLLLRGHVDLALTMNERLAIPPEQLSDVYIHYQNVAISLKSNSLEIKDVSGLRGHSIVAFQNASLLLGEEFAAAASHSGSYVELPEQLSQVRMLLDNRTDVAVMDVNIFRYLASSLVEDPLSLVDIHRVFAASDYRLGFNDRRLIPLFNRTLEAFMQSEAHAELLKKYQFIALQ; translated from the coding sequence GTGAGTGTTGTTATTTGTTTTGTGTTGACCTTTTCTGCCTTTGCGGCACAGGGAAAATCTCTGGTGCTGGCAGTGGGCTGGAATAAACCTCCCTATATTATGGCTTCGGAAAATGCCGGCTATGAACTCGAACTGGTTCGTCAGGTGCTAAGGCGAATGGGACATCAACTGGATCCGGTTTATGTGCCTTTTGGCCGTTCAGCCGATCTGTTGCTAAGAGGGCATGTGGATTTGGCGCTGACCATGAATGAACGTCTGGCCATACCACCGGAGCAACTCAGTGATGTGTATATCCATTATCAGAACGTGGCAATCAGTCTTAAAAGCAATAGTCTGGAGATTAAAGATGTCTCCGGCCTTCGTGGTCACAGTATCGTCGCCTTTCAGAATGCATCGTTGCTATTAGGAGAGGAATTTGCTGCTGCGGCCAGTCATAGCGGAAGCTATGTTGAACTGCCTGAGCAACTGAGTCAGGTCAGGATGCTGCTGGACAACCGCACTGATGTTGCAGTGATGGATGTCAATATATTCCGTTATCTGGCCTCATCGCTGGTGGAAGATCCACTCTCACTGGTGGATATTCACAGAGTCTTCGCCGCCAGTGATTACCGGCTGGGATTTAATGATCGTCGCCTGATCCCGCTTTTTAACCGGACGCTGGAGGCCTTTATGCAATCTGAGGCCCATGCAGAATTACTGAAAAAGTATCAGTTTATAGCCCTCCAATAA